The genomic window tttttattgttcattaactggattaagttttccttagtacaagttattatatgttttctgaacaatgttattacaatgtattgattgatgttgacatgaaataaatgtatctgaaatgaaAAGTTGGTCTGCTCATGTGAAAGATTCTGTCCCGTCAAACGCGAGCTGTTTACAACTTCTTCTggcagcgccctctgttgaatcctcctcctcaaGCCCATGTAAATTTTCCATGTAGGGAACataatctccggggacagattcCCCAGGACACCAGCAACACGGAGCCCCTTTTCTATacctaaaaacacaaaatgtcaaattgTGTTTTAACCTGAAGTGTGTTAGCAACACGGAGCCCCTTTTCTATacctaaaaacacaaaatgtcaaattgtgtttttaccTGAAGTGTGTTAGCAACACGGAGCCCCTTTTCTATACCTAAAAACACCAAAtgtcaaattgtgtttttaccTGAAGAGTGTTAAGAATGACGAACAGAACGCATGCGACGACCTGTCCGCTCACACCAAAACCCAAGAGCCAAGTGAATCCCATCAGAGGTTGAATAATCATGATTGCTCTCAATACGCCCCTAtaataagagatttacacaatcACAGCTGAGATTAACATTCATATGCAAATCGAtgcaaatttatgcaaattCAACCTAAACTATGATCAGCGTTTTAATGAAACAATCATGAAATAAAGCACCAATTATTCGACCCTGCAACATTAACTTAAGTCCACAGCTATTTTGTACCATgaagggaaaacaaataaacaacagttATTTGGACAAGTTCGACAATTTTGTTCATTGGTGTGAAAACTTCGGACACAGTTGAACTAACTGTTACGTCAGTGCTTCACACAccgaggttttttttcttttctttttgcaatGATTTGGGCCAATTGGCTAAAACAAGtggccttggatcggtcgaattgctctttgaaaagcgtttgtaaccgtttgttataaaatgcatatgggtaaaaagatgatataaaagtataatataatgatccacacaaatatggctctaaattgagtggttttccatttactttgcgaactaatacGGTAGGCCATCCataattaatggccgaccgtgttagtagacgaggtaaaaggaaacccacgcaatttcgagtgatacttgtgtggatcattataattccactttttaaatatctttctaatcacattatgcaaacttttaattaaataaaacacctCACATAATTAGTAGTTttgtttcaacaaaatcaacacaataacattgttacaaacataattttgttttgtttgactgcCGTTTaaaaagtgtatagtttttttttatgagacacACAATACAAGTGAATAAAAGTGTAGTCTAGGAGCAAGACGTTTCTTGCCGAGCGCGGTCGACCCGCACATTCAACTCACACCAGTAGCGCCATGCCAAGGACCACTTTTACACTATAGCCCACAAACCTAAACGAGAAAACGTCTTGCACAAAGACTAAAGACATGTCTTGAAATTCTAAACACTGTTTTCACAGTCGCTGCCTTTACCTGATTTTAGCGAGCTCCGTTTTGTCCTTGGTTGCCTTCAGACGCAGATAGGAACGTATTACTGCAATCACGAACACCGTGTTCACctgcaaacaatttaattttaaaggcagtggacactattttggtaatcactcaaaataattattagcgtaaaacctttcttggtcacgagtaatggggagaggttgatggtataaaacattgtgataaatggctccctggaaagtgccatagttttcgagaaagaagtaattttccacgaatttgatttcgagacctgaagtttagaatttgaggtctcgaaatcaactatctcaACGCACAcatctttgtgtgacaagggtgtttttgctttcattattatctcgcaagttcgatgaccgattgagctcaaattttcacaggtttgttattgtatgcatatgttgagaaatatCTTTTCAAAACTGGCTAATTACAATTCTGCAAGAAGTCTGCATAATACGGATCGATCGATTGGCGGTATCTGTGTATTGGACTATGgatttaatttcaatttgatTAAATTCATTATTAATTTCCATATTGGTTAACGTGAAATAGATGCAGCTCAAcaaattcaaaaacaatttccaacCTAAGAGCCGATTTTTTTAATGAACGATTGAATAAAAAGCATACCAATACAGTGTTGTTTTGCAAGCCAAACGGAGGCTGGTATTTGAATGTTTCATAGATAAGAAACTAACCGAAACATTAGCCTTTCCTAAGCACGATATCAACAGatcatttttgtttgcaaacaCCGTGCATGAAGCTGTGCACTTGTGCACACACGCGTATACGTTTATAGTGCGTTCcacgttgtacattttgttgtttttcgtgTGAATGGTCTGTACTGTTGACAGCAAAAACCAAAAGCAAAAATGAACACTAACATACTTAGCTCTCCATCAATTTATTTCCAGTAGTTGGATAACTAGTTCaacttttcttttcttcctcTTTCTTTGAAGAGAATATTACATGAAAATACACAAATTCGACTTTAGTCATAACAAATCAAGCAACCCTGTCTTGCACCACAATTAATAACCTTCCACAATTTTTTTACGGGCTCTATGGCGTCAAACAGTTTACCAATGatttcaatttttgttaatatcacttgattaaaaaaataaatcttaCCGTTATGACTACTGTTATTGGGCAAATAAACGCCCAAATTGCAATCCCATTGAGCCAACATCTGAAGAAAAAAGGTGAGATTAAAAATAACGTttacacttttttgttttcgttttcttgtcttttttcAGAAATGGACAGTGACTTTATTGTTTACTTAAAGTGAATTTAAATCATGTCTCACTTTTGTATTAACCAAATATTTTCAGGACttttaaagattttaaaaattacacccCAGCTGTGGAGAGTTATATAGTTCGTTCTTTTGTCCTTGCACTTTCCGAATCTCCCACAACttcaacacaattttttttcgcAGCATAGTTTGCGTTCACTTCTGCGAACGGTTATTAAATTAACCTGTCTGCTGCCCCCAAGTGTCTTCAAAGGTGTCgcattagtaaaaaaaaaaaaaaaaaaaaaaccaacaacaaaaactagGCACTTGAAGTGCACATAATTTGAGGACTTACCCGGGGAAATCACTTGAATACCCGTAGCCATCTGACTGTACGGCAGCAAAAGTGATTGCAACGATCGGAATAGGCATACCTGAAGAAAACATGACAGGTGTTTTAAAATGCTTGCATCAATAACGTGCTTACCAACGAGCGGAAATAACAGCATTAAATGGACTGCAAAGGTAAAGAGTCAATCCTTATTCGAACACTTATAAATCAGCGATGTACTTTTACACATCCATTTTACAGAGGTGTTTTTAGCAGACCCTTCCCATATAGGCCCTAACGCGCCATCTGTAATAACTCTATTTGTTGGCAAAAATGAAGGAGCATGTCACTTTTCTGTATGGCGCTGATGGTGGCTTGTTTTTGCGTCTGCCTAGTATTTTCAGGACTTTTTAAGATTCTAAAAATTACACCCATGTGGAGAGTTATATAGTTCGTTCTTTTGTCCTATTGAACTCTATTGTTGTTGCGAACCTACAGTGTATGTATGCATGCGTGGATGTAGTCAGCATACGTCATGCCAAGGGCTACATAGTCTTTACCCAAGACGATAGTGctcgatattggatagtgtactacgctcAGTTGTAAATCGCTTAAGCGCACCCTCTTACGTTATGATTAAACGCTTGACTGGAAAGCTTAGCCTGGCGAGATAATTGCTCCCAATATCCCAATGCTCTGTTCGTTACCTATCGCTTCAATCGTGACGTCATAGTAATAATTCACTGAACTTACCCCATCCCAGCGCCATAACCTTGAAAGGGTGGAGCTCTCGATGAAAAATGAACACAGCCTTGACGAAAAGCAGGGCGCCCTCTATCAGCATCCAAGAAAAGGAGGACAGCAGGAAATAGTGAAGCAAAACGGCAACGGCTGAACATGCAGTTCGCTGAGGAAAAAGGTGCATCAATTATGagtaaatttaatttcaaaaagaaGCTTGAAAGGAATGAATGAACAACGTTTCAGATGGACGAGTCCTGGAAAGTAATGGGATGAGTTTCGAGGCGACGGGAGAGActactgttattatttttttcatcaatAAAATAGAACAAGAAAAAGAAAGTAAGCGTTAAACACACAATGCAAATACAAAAAGTAATTGATGGGGAGGAGCTAATCAATGATAATTATAGAGATTTGTTTTTACTCCTGCAAAAATCATCGTGTATCACATTGCGCCACATCACCTCGTAAgcaattacatggtgctatgtaaaagaagTATAAGTCTCACTATTTAAAACTTAATCCCACCTACCtctcaggaaaatactgtatgttaaagtgcCAGGGCGTCGATAGTGACGGATATTAAATAacaacagcatttataaagcgccacaATATCCAAAAACaattgctcaaaggcgctgTGCACAAAAAGGCGAAAGCactaaaacattatttaaaggaAAACGAAAGCTAACAAGAAATGAAATTTATTAGCGCTATTGTAAGCGCTCTTCGAAGAAGCTTTTATTATTGATTCATAGGTTTTACGGGCTGCTCCATTCTTTTGGGGGTAATAAAAACGACTCACGTTTTCTGCCGCATCAATCCCAGTGAAGAACACGAGCTGGGAGACCAGTACAGCAAATGCCAGGTTGCCGTGAACAACGTTTCGCTCCGCCTTGAACATCCTGTGAAAGACCACCAGGGgtgaattcacaaagagttaatacAAGACAGTAAaaatggatttcacaaagatttaagacTTATTTCGaattactcatcctaacttaggactagccttagtTTTTAATGTCTCCTGTAGGAATATTCCTAGGACGAGTATAGtcctactctttgtgaaatctatacccctggggtcgatttcacaaagagttaggactattcctaacttgggactagtcctaggagatatacaaattgcatggttagtcctaagttaggacgagtaactggtcctaactcgagataagactagtcctaactctttgtgaaatccaccccggacacctttggtgattgtcaaagaccagtattctcactttgtgtatcccaagaTAAGCATAACATCTGTGAAAACTTCGTAAAAGTTGacagagaataatgaaataaaaggggcactggacgcctttggtaaatgtcaaagaccagtattctcactttgtgtatcccaagaTAAGCATAACATCTGTGAAAAATTATCGtcaaagttgaaagagaataatgaaagaaaaaacgtcaccgttgcacaaacttgtgtgctttctttttaatatagtgtccagtgccttttaagactagtcttatctcgagttaagacgagcaGGACGAgtttctcgtcctaacttaggactagccttaagttgtAATTAACTTCCTAAAGAGTCatgggactagtcttaagttataGAACTATCTTTGCGAAATCGACGCCAGTACAGATAGTTATTGAATGTATAATCAAACCGTTGCTATTTTCATATTGAAGAATAAGATAAATTAACCATTCAATCATATAGAGCAAAAAAATCAGCCAAAGATGTTCATAGGCGCTCAAGTTAGTTTGGTGTAATAACGATACATTTGTTGGAAAATATAGCATTTGaggagtttcttgaaaatgtgaatAGTGTTATAGCATCCTTGATGTGGTTAGAGAGAGTGTTCAGTTATTTTGGTCCGCAACAGGAGAGTGAGCAATCTGCAAATGACACAGATGGGTTGACCAGAAATACTTAGTGGGGCGACAATATGGGCTTTCCCCGGGTGTTGTCCTATGTTCACCTCCCTCCCCCACTTTTTTGTTCATTAAAGAACCCTGCACACAATGTAGCTCCCGAATGCATACAAAGAAACGTGCGTCGTCTTGCGTCCAAACCAACAACTGAGGGAACCATGTTGTTGATATCAGTTCCAAGACAaagtattgtttatttatttcaatattttgccaatCTTTGAACTTACTTGAGTAAAGTGAAGGCACAAAGGGTCAGAGCCAGGCAGACGATGGTGATTACGTTTCCAACGGCAGATAAAACGTCCAGAGCTTTAAAGTCACAAGCCTGTTCAGAGAATGAGGAAAATTAAAGCTAGGCAAAAGagttaataaacatataaaaaaagaaatatccAGCAGCAGGTTTACAAAAGCAACACTTAATTTAAAGACGTGACGATGTTTAACATGTTGACAAATATTGTCtaaaaggcaggggacactattggtaactactcaaaatagatattagcattaaaccttacttggtaacgagtaatggggggggggggggagttggcaatggtataaaacattgtgcgaaacggctccctctgagtagttttcgagagagaagtatttttccacgaatttgatttcgagacctcatcattatttagaatctgaggtttcgaaatcaagcatctgaaagcacataacttcgtgtgacaaggatgtttttttcctttataGTCTAAATGAACTGGGCTTTGAGTACCTACATTGGAATCTGGATCAATCTGCATCAGTACCGCGAAATTCGTCAGATGGTTGAAAGAGCATATAGTGGAAGCGTCACCCTCTGATGTCATAGTACATCCTTCACGTGACCATTCTTCGGTCACACTGGATGCAGACAATTAAGAATACAAACATCACAATTAAAATTgcggtttttattttttctttgtccCCATTCTCTTGTCTTGTGGATATCTGAGCGCttttgataatttttataaaaatggtgAGGGGGATGTAAATTTTAAGTTATAATTATTAACCCTTTAGTCcatgcaccgcccgagtttgctgaaatccaatttctcaagattcttgcattgaattactggaatcgtagttcaaattttaaaagattgccatggcttaatgtgtatgcacaatttcttaccctttcggtaatatttgtataaaagtacaagttctcatgggaacaataaatgcctctcgttaaacggctacggtaatttttatggcgaatatgtttatgcacggataaaatggacacaatagcttttcaaggtttttgtctggctcaatgctcatactgattaaatgcgaaggcgttaattttcgacaatattgtcataaatgatgaacaattTCCTGTTTACTATAGtgagcggtttttttttctttcttttcgtaagagctaaattatttcatcatcattagcttcgacaagtcaactgtgaagggagaattaataacggtctataacaactagatatattaacaaatgcgtagacctactaatgactatcgagttttcttttgatgttcctttttttctacaaacactagctagcgaggtttcctcgtaccgcatacagtgtatcgctataggTGGCTGGGCGGtaggtgactgctctatattccgacacccccatgttccgacacccctatgttccgacacccctatgttccaaaacccctatattccgacaactcaacctatacTCCGAcgcccctatgttccgacacccctatactccgacacccctatgttccgacacccttata from Asterias amurensis chromosome 17, ASM3211899v1 includes these protein-coding regions:
- the LOC139949556 gene encoding latrophilin-like protein LAT-2; the encoded protein is MFQESIDNASLSLARMSAQLDNIEAAFLPLRNDGETHSLTSESSKVTLTSAIVSVSTKALNGVKGAALSVVSTLDEVAHQLSWNLSNGSFLGTAIVSVSLESKDGDADSLDLKGHPIQVELIHRHNQTKQTGKLKRTCVYYDDVTEEWSREGCTMTSEGDASTICSFNHLTNFAVLMQIDPDSNACDFKALDVLSAVGNVITIVCLALTLCAFTLLKMFKAERNVVHGNLAFAVLVSQLVFFTGIDAAENRTACSAVAVLLHYFLLSSFSWMLIEGALLFVKAVFIFHRELHPFKVMALGWGMPIPIVAITFAAVQSDGYGYSSDFPGCWLNGIAIWAFICPITVVITVNTVFVIAVIRSYLRLKATKDKTELAKIRGVLRAIMIIQPLMGFTWLLGFGVSGQVVACVLFVILNTLQGVFIFVLYCLRTEEVQTVLKKFKNKISPQRGEDQQNQLRMSTMSASSSTKNTSLDSKTSSVPFGEKAGWT